A genome region from Myxococcales bacterium includes the following:
- a CDS encoding sigma-54-dependent Fis family transcriptional regulator: protein MTAPRLELRVPGAAPRTVELARALTTVGSSPAADVRVAGVAHEWLVVQRDRARVTVAVLATGARLELGDAPVVVDGVTLTRMRVDDPALPIGALALALAQAEDPASALASLVDQAVAATGSDVGAVVLRDGGGHTVAVARDATGAAVADGAAILSDTVLAEVLAGGQAIAVADTDDDPRLANVPSVVNLALRSVIAIPMVLGDRVAGALYLGARRPTRPLGARLAADLAVAATLAVPVIAQLRRSPAAPTTLGASPVITAVAGLIARVGPTPLGVLVTGETGTGKELVARALHAASGRAGRPLVAVNCAAIPANLFESELFGHKRGSFTGAHGDRVGRIEAAAGSTLFLDELGELPPPMQAALLRVLQEREVTRVGDDVARAVDFRLVCATNRDLDAEVAAGRFRADLLYRVREVTIELPPLRARGDDVLLLAERLLAEAEATFATTAPPARRGRPRGARRLRVARQRARAARGHAAGRGDGGGADDRRRRPGPAADRGDRAAAAERPGRGDRRGAGGRRRRAGPARSSAGPGPRRLRRRVLRGGAGPPRRQPRGRGRGARHQHALAVPLPRRRARVDRRAA, encoded by the coding sequence GTGACCGCGCCGCGCCTCGAGCTGCGCGTCCCCGGCGCCGCGCCGCGCACCGTCGAGCTCGCGCGCGCGCTCACGACCGTCGGCTCGTCGCCTGCGGCCGACGTGCGCGTCGCCGGCGTCGCCCACGAGTGGCTGGTGGTCCAGCGCGATCGCGCGCGGGTGACCGTGGCCGTGCTGGCCACCGGCGCGCGGCTCGAGCTCGGCGACGCGCCGGTCGTCGTCGACGGCGTCACGCTGACGCGGATGCGCGTCGACGACCCCGCGCTGCCGATCGGCGCGCTGGCCCTGGCCCTGGCGCAGGCCGAGGATCCGGCGAGCGCGCTGGCCAGCCTCGTGGATCAAGCGGTGGCGGCCACTGGCAGCGACGTCGGCGCGGTGGTCCTGCGCGACGGCGGCGGCCACACGGTCGCGGTCGCGCGCGACGCCACCGGGGCCGCGGTCGCCGACGGCGCGGCGATCCTGTCGGACACGGTGCTGGCCGAGGTCCTGGCCGGCGGCCAGGCGATCGCGGTGGCCGACACCGACGACGATCCGCGCCTGGCCAACGTCCCGTCGGTGGTGAACCTGGCGCTGCGCTCGGTGATCGCGATCCCGATGGTGCTGGGCGATCGCGTGGCCGGCGCGCTGTACCTGGGCGCACGTCGGCCGACCCGCCCGCTGGGCGCGCGCCTGGCCGCCGACCTGGCGGTTGCCGCGACGCTCGCGGTGCCGGTGATCGCGCAGCTCCGGCGCAGCCCGGCGGCGCCGACCACGCTGGGCGCGTCGCCGGTCATCACCGCGGTGGCCGGGCTGATCGCGCGGGTCGGGCCGACCCCTCTGGGCGTGCTGGTCACCGGCGAGACCGGGACCGGCAAGGAGCTGGTGGCGCGCGCGCTCCACGCCGCCAGCGGCCGCGCCGGCCGGCCGCTGGTCGCGGTCAACTGCGCCGCGATCCCGGCCAACCTGTTCGAGTCGGAGCTGTTCGGCCACAAGCGCGGCAGCTTCACCGGCGCCCACGGCGATCGGGTCGGGCGGATCGAGGCCGCGGCCGGCTCGACCCTGTTCCTCGACGAGCTCGGCGAGCTGCCGCCGCCGATGCAGGCGGCGCTCTTGCGGGTGCTGCAGGAGCGCGAGGTCACGCGGGTCGGCGACGACGTCGCCCGCGCGGTCGACTTCCGGCTGGTGTGCGCGACCAACCGCGATCTCGACGCCGAGGTCGCGGCCGGGCGGTTCCGCGCCGATCTGCTGTACCGCGTGCGCGAGGTGACGATCGAGCTGCCGCCGCTGCGGGCCCGCGGCGACGACGTGCTGCTGCTGGCCGAGCGCCTCCTGGCCGAGGCCGAGGCCACGTTCGCCACGACCGCGCCACCTGCTCGGCGCGGACGCCCGCGCGGCGCTCGCCGCCTACGGGTGGCCCGGCAACGTGCGCGAGCTGCGCGCGGCCATGCGGCGGGCCGCGGTGATGGCGGCGGGGCCGACGATCGGCGTCGCCGACCTGGGCCTGCCGCCGACCGCGGTGACCGCGCCGCCGCCGCCGAGCGCCCCGGCCGCGGTGATCGCCGCGGCGCCGGCGGTCGACGCCGGCGCGCTGGGCCCGCTCGATCGTCCGCTGGCC
- a CDS encoding serine/threonine protein kinase: protein MTTAPAGTSIGPYQIARAIGAGGWSTVYEVKDAAGQPWALKRLRDDLGGDAIARFHREVASLGRIAHPGVVRLIDAGVDGGAPYLVTPLLTGPTVRTALAQGPLVPEAALALVIAAAHAVGAIHAAGLVHRDLKPDNLVIDRDGAVIVIDLGLALGPEHSRHTAEDTLTGSVPYMAPEQIEDRTPSPASDVWALGVVLFEAIAGRRPFQRRRGSEEVAAILAGRAPSLIELAPAVSEALAALVARVLDPEPTRRPPDGAALAAELERLVDWTSVAALADERGRWLADPIRYAAEVADRRCAALATQAEAALAAGDRFAATRLVERGLGYRGDDPRLAAILERVMSAGGRPQARTIRGAAPAPALALAGARVTTPADARAPGAAPVATIAPARRWPWLAAGALALLIAVGLVAARPWAGARSSASAADPAAATVRPASVAPSQPAPAAAAGGARAAPTSSAAPVTGETRPAHVRPSRPAGGP from the coding sequence GTGACGACCGCGCCGGCCGGCACGAGCATCGGGCCCTATCAGATCGCGCGCGCCATCGGCGCGGGCGGCTGGTCGACCGTATACGAGGTCAAGGACGCCGCGGGCCAGCCCTGGGCGCTCAAGCGCCTGCGCGACGATCTCGGCGGCGACGCGATCGCGCGGTTCCACCGCGAGGTCGCCAGCCTGGGGCGCATCGCGCACCCCGGCGTGGTGCGGCTGATCGACGCCGGCGTCGACGGCGGCGCGCCGTACCTGGTGACGCCGCTGCTGACCGGCCCGACGGTGCGGACCGCGCTGGCCCAGGGGCCGCTGGTGCCCGAGGCGGCGCTGGCGCTGGTGATCGCGGCCGCCCACGCGGTCGGCGCGATCCACGCCGCTGGCCTGGTGCACCGCGATCTCAAGCCCGACAACCTGGTGATCGATCGCGACGGCGCGGTGATCGTGATCGACCTGGGCCTCGCGCTCGGGCCCGAGCACAGCCGCCACACCGCCGAGGACACGCTGACCGGCTCGGTGCCGTACATGGCACCCGAGCAGATCGAGGACCGCACGCCGTCGCCCGCCAGCGACGTGTGGGCGCTCGGCGTGGTGCTGTTCGAGGCCATCGCCGGGCGGCGTCCGTTCCAGCGACGCCGCGGCAGCGAGGAGGTCGCGGCGATCCTGGCCGGGCGCGCGCCCAGCCTGATCGAGCTGGCGCCCGCGGTGAGCGAGGCGCTGGCGGCGCTGGTCGCGCGCGTGCTCGATCCCGAGCCGACGCGGCGCCCGCCCGACGGTGCGGCGCTGGCGGCGGAGCTCGAGCGCCTGGTCGACTGGACGTCGGTCGCGGCGCTGGCCGACGAGCGCGGGCGCTGGCTGGCCGATCCGATCCGCTACGCGGCGGAGGTCGCCGACCGTCGCTGCGCGGCGCTGGCGACCCAGGCCGAGGCCGCGCTGGCCGCGGGCGATCGGTTCGCGGCCACGCGCCTGGTCGAGCGCGGTCTGGGCTATCGCGGCGACGATCCGCGCCTGGCGGCGATCCTCGAGCGCGTGATGAGCGCCGGCGGTCGACCGCAGGCCCGGACCATCCGTGGCGCGGCCCCGGCGCCGGCGCTGGCGCTGGCGGGCGCGCGGGTGACGACGCCGGCGGACGCGCGCGCGCCGGGCGCAGCGCCGGTGGCGACGATCGCGCCGGCGCGGCGCTGGCCGTGGCTGGCCGCCGGCGCGCTGGCGCTGTTGATCGCGGTGGGCCTGGTCGCGGCGCGGCCCTGGGCCGGCGCGCGCTCGTCGGCGTCGGCCGCGGATCCGGCCGCGGCGACCGTGCGGCCCGCGTCGGTGGCGCCGTCGCAGCCGGCCCCGGCGGCCGCGGCGGGCGGGGCGCGCGCCGCGCCGACGTCGAGCGCCGCCCCGGTCACCGGCGAGACCCGGCCGGCCCACGTGCGGCCGTCGCGCCCGGCGGGCGGGCCGTGA